In Horticoccus luteus, the following proteins share a genomic window:
- a CDS encoding DUF4340 domain-containing protein — protein MKLRTLVLVVGLLLLVSGAVYWLRRPAAPTGVDPRIGQSLVDNAALEKAARLRLTDNGKTVLLARQPDATWRVASYYDFPADFSKISQFVGELSNAKFQRLVTTRPDRLARLDFKGTQISLLDASNKPEWSLDLGKTADAGGRYVRFDNEQKAYLADFNGWIDTDSKNWADTTLVQVKPEDVASVGLTFSDGASVHALRAKKGEAFHADNPPAGRQLNGAKLTSLLGSVTGLHFSDTTAPDDAAAQAAEKHTRSVTLKTFDGQTLTVTFARTPEEKKLKPPAPEKGGVASLGTSKDVAKGGEAADGKSAQPAPKVEPEFETTPAGPVFVRVMSSDSAAPINELMKKRAFKIYDYAFTSLPNSPADLFENAPPPTPASAPAGKTPPPAPTPTGATKP, from the coding sequence ATGAAGTTGCGCACCCTCGTTCTTGTCGTCGGCCTCCTCCTCCTGGTTTCGGGTGCCGTTTATTGGCTGCGGCGGCCCGCCGCTCCGACCGGTGTCGATCCGCGCATCGGCCAGTCGCTGGTCGACAATGCCGCGCTCGAAAAAGCCGCGCGACTCCGGCTCACCGACAACGGCAAAACCGTGCTTCTCGCCCGCCAGCCCGATGCCACCTGGCGCGTCGCCAGTTATTACGATTTCCCCGCCGACTTTTCCAAGATCAGCCAATTCGTCGGCGAACTCAGCAACGCGAAATTCCAGCGCCTCGTCACCACCCGCCCCGACCGCCTTGCGCGCCTCGACTTCAAGGGCACCCAAATCAGTTTGCTCGACGCCAGCAACAAACCGGAATGGAGCCTCGATCTCGGCAAGACGGCCGACGCCGGTGGACGCTACGTTCGCTTCGACAACGAACAGAAAGCCTACCTCGCTGACTTCAACGGCTGGATCGATACTGATTCGAAAAACTGGGCCGACACGACTCTGGTGCAGGTGAAACCCGAAGACGTGGCCAGCGTGGGACTCACCTTCTCCGATGGCGCCTCGGTCCACGCCTTGCGTGCAAAAAAGGGCGAGGCGTTCCACGCGGATAACCCACCCGCAGGCCGTCAGCTCAATGGCGCCAAACTCACTTCCTTGCTCGGCAGCGTGACCGGCTTGCATTTCTCCGACACTACCGCGCCGGACGATGCCGCCGCTCAAGCCGCCGAGAAACATACCCGCAGCGTCACTCTCAAAACCTTCGATGGCCAAACGCTCACCGTGACGTTTGCCCGCACGCCTGAGGAAAAAAAGCTGAAGCCGCCCGCCCCGGAAAAAGGCGGCGTGGCTTCACTCGGCACGTCGAAAGACGTGGCCAAAGGGGGCGAGGCCGCTGACGGCAAATCCGCGCAGCCTGCGCCCAAGGTCGAACCCGAATTCGAAACGACTCCCGCCGGGCCGGTTTTCGTCCGCGTGATGAGCAGCGACTCCGCGGCGCCGATCAACGAACTGATGAAGAAACGTGCGTTTAAGATTTACGACTACGCCTTTACTTCGCTGCCGAACTCGCCCGCCGATCTTTTCGAAAACGCTCCGCCGCCCACGCCGGCTTCCGCACCCGCCGGCAAAACGCCGCCGCCCGCGCCGACGCCCACCGGTGCCACGAAGCCTTGA
- a CDS encoding translation initiation factor — translation MSGNGKVPTSGGHGLGQNPFGALNASGLPVGPSPVPPGAQPTDARPAPMAKNRGRVDIVRETGGRGGKTVTVVKGFVGIGALEKEQLAKKMRAACGCGGTVKEGQIELQGDKREQVAKILADAGFRPVFAGG, via the coding sequence ATGAGTGGCAACGGCAAAGTGCCCACGTCCGGTGGCCACGGGCTGGGTCAAAATCCATTTGGCGCGCTGAACGCGAGCGGATTGCCGGTGGGGCCATCGCCGGTGCCGCCCGGTGCGCAGCCAACAGATGCGCGGCCGGCGCCGATGGCGAAAAACCGCGGGCGCGTCGACATCGTGCGGGAGACCGGTGGCCGGGGCGGGAAAACCGTGACGGTGGTCAAAGGTTTTGTCGGGATCGGCGCACTCGAGAAGGAGCAACTGGCGAAGAAAATGCGCGCGGCATGCGGGTGCGGTGGCACGGTGAAGGAGGGCCAGATCGAGCTCCAAGGCGACAAACGCGAGCAAGTCGCCAAGATTCTCGCCGACGCTGGGTTTCGTCCCGTGTTTGCCGGCGGCTGA